The Orcinus orca chromosome 16, mOrcOrc1.1, whole genome shotgun sequence genome includes a window with the following:
- the LOC125961421 gene encoding uncharacterized protein LOC125961421, translated as MPHGLDLCRLLHVNCRLAGGGRVVLGGRALRKAGGGGGSGSPPYCGGQRSAPWTAIPRDCAGARDLSAPRIAVRPPRRTYLLQRCLAGARCSRAAGQIASLRLRSHGDPLIEQV; from the coding sequence ATGCCCCACGGACTTGATTTATGCCGCCTGCTCCACGTCAACTGCAGGCTGGCGGGAGGCGGGCGGGTAGTGCTGGGTGGGAGGGCTCTGCGGAaggctggcgggggcgggggctcgGGCTCGCCTCCGTACTGCGGCGGCCAGCGCTCAGCACCCTGGACAGCAATACCAAGGGACTGCGCTGGCGCCCGCGACCTTTCAGCACCGCGGATAGCGGTCCGGCCGCCCCGGCGCACCTACCTGCTGCAGAGATGCCTGGCCGGGGCTAGATGTTCCAGGGCTGCAGGCCAAATTGCTTCTCTGAGACTTAGGTCTCACGGAGACCCCCTAATAGAGCAGGTGTag